The DNA sequence CCGGCCTGATCGACGCGAATCATCGATTCGACGCTTTCGCGGCGGTCGCCGGGTTTCCATCTCATGCTTGCCGTCCCTTGAACATCAGCACGGCGATCACCAGCGCGCCGCCGAGCGAGACGATCGCGTTCCATCCGGCGAGCGAAATGCCGAGAAAATCCCACGGCGCGACGTCACAGCGGATCAGCGGCGCGTTCATGATCGAATCGAGCGCGCTGCCGCCGCTGGCGAAATTGGTGGCGCAGCGGGTCAACCCTTCCCACCAGCCATATTCGACCCCGGCATGGAAGGCGCCGATCCCGCCGCTGCTCGCGATTCCCACCACCGCGAGCCACACCAGCGTGTCACGCGCAGGCTTCACTACGAACGACAAAGCGGCGGCGGCAATCGCGGCATAATGCGGCCAGCGCTGCCACATGCACATTTCGCACGGATACAGCCCGCCAAAATACTGGCTGCCCAGCGCGCCCGCCATCAGCGCGAGCGGGATCAGCAGCGCGAGGATCTGTGCGGTGCGTCGCGGCGGCATGGCGTTAGCGCTTGCCACCGCTCTTCGGCGAACCGCCGCCCGCCATGCGTGCGGGGGTGCCGATGCGGGCGATCGTCTGCAGCGCATAATGCAGCTGGAAATCCTCGATCCCCTGCTTTTTCAGCGTTTCCGGTGTCGCGGTGAAGCGCGGATCGGTCTTGGTATCTTCCTCCAGGATCGCATTATCGACCTTGGTCTCGTTGATCAGGTGACGGCGCAAATCGGCCTCACGGAATACCGGGCGCGATTTGTAATCGGCATCGGTCAGCTGCGGCACCAGCAGATCGGGCTCGATCCCGCCCTCCTGCACCGACTTGCCCGATGGGGTGTAATAACGCGCGGTGGTGAGGCGCAGCGCGGTACGCGGGCCGAGTTGCAGCAGCGTCTGCACCGATCCCTTGCCGAAGGTTTTCTCACCGATCACCAGCGCGCGGTGATGATCCTGTAGCGCGCCCGCGACGATCTCCGACGCCGACGCCGTCCCGGCATCGACCAGCACTACGATGGGCAGCCCGCGCGCGAGATCGTCGGCCTTGGCGTACCAGCGTTCGATATCCGGCTTCTCACGCCCGCGCTGCGACACGATCTCGCCATGCGACAGGAAGGCGTCGGTGACTTCAATCGCCTGATTCAACAGCCCGCCGCCATTGGCGCGCAGATCGATGACATAGCCCTTTGGCTTGCCGCCCAATTGCTTTTCGATCGCCAGGATGCCGGCGCGCATATCGGCGGCGGTGGTGGCGGAGAAAGTGTTGATGTTGAGGATGCCGATGCCGTCCTTGACCTCCCACTTCACCGCCTTTTGAATGATGGTTTCGCGGGTCAGCGTCACCTCTATCGGCTTGTCGCGGCCGGGACGGACGAGGCGCAGCTGGATCTTCGTCCCCGGCTCGCCGCGCATCTGGGTGATCGCCTCATCCAGCGTGCCGCCATAGATCAGCTTGCCGTCGAGATGCGTGATGAAATCGCCCGATTTGATGCCCGCCCGCGCCGCCGGGGTATCCTCGGTCGGCGTCACGACCTTGACCGCGCCGTCCTCCATCGTGACCGACAGGCCCAGGCCGCCATAATTGCCATCGGTGGCGAGGCGCATATTGTCGAACGCGAGCGCATCGACGTAGCTGCTGTGCGGATCGAGCGACGCCAGCATGCCGTCGATCGCACCCTTGATGAGCGTCTTGTCGTCGACCTTTTCGACATAGTCCGCCTTTACCCGCGCATAAACATCCATGAACGCATCGAGTTCGCGGTAGCTCGACGTATCGACGCTCGCCATTGCGCCGGTGGTGAGCGGAATGAGGGCGAGTGCGCCGACGGCGGCGGTGACTTGAAGAACGGGACGGACCATGACGATGTTTTCCTGATACGATCTGAACGCAGGATAGACGAAAATGCGGGCGCTGCGAACTTCAATCCAGCAATTGTGCCAGATCGACCGGACGGCCCTTACGGCGTAGCTCGACAGTAATGCGCGGCGTCTCGCCCGGTGGCGCACGGCCGAGCGGGCTGCCCTGGATCAATTGTTCGCCGACGCGGACCATCACGCGATCGAGTCCGGCGACCAAAGAGGTCCAGCCGCCGCCATGATCGAGGATGACGATGTTGCCGTATCCGCGAAACTTGCCGGCATAGATGACCCGCCCGCCGGTGGGGGCGACGATCTGCGCGCCGGGCCAGGTGGCGAGGGTGAGGCCGCGTGAGCGCACGCCCTCCGCCGACAATTCGCCAAGACCGGTAACGACGGTGCCCGACACGGGCAGGCGGTACGGCGGCGGGGTGCGGGTGTCGCGGACGATGGCGGCGGGAGCCCCCGCCCCTTCGGCACCGGGCCGGGGGAGCGGGCCGGGAAGCGCCTCCAGCGCCTCACGCGTTTCCGCCGCCTCGCCCATATTGTCCATCAGATCGACCAGATCGCGCGCCTGCTCGCCCAGTGCCAGTGCGCGGTCGGACTCGAACATCGCGTCGCGGCGATAACCGACCGAGCGCAGCCGGTGCTCGCCCTCCATGCGGACCAGCGCGAGCCTTTCATTCTCCAGCCGGGCGCGCCCGTCGTGCAGACTGCGCACCGCCAGATCCGCGCCCTCGCGCAGGCGGCGGGTGCGAGCGACCTCGGCGCGGACATCGTCGGTGCGGGCGCGCACGATCGGGGTCACCGTCGCCAGCACGGCGCGAACATGGACGATGTCGGCGGTAGAACCGGGCTGGACGATGCCGAGAATCGCGGGACGGCGCGCGAGCGATTGCAGCGCAGCGATCAGGCGCGCGACCGGCCCCTGCCGTTCGGCCAGCCGGGTGCGTTGCGCCGCGAGCATGCGATCGACGATGGCGATGCGCGCGCGGGCGGCGGCGATCTCGGCTTCGGCCGCCTGGATGCTGGCGGCGATGGCGGCTTCGCGTGTGCGGGCGCGACGCGCTTCGTCGCGTTCGGTGGCGGCAGCGGCCTGTAGTGTGCGGACGCGGGCTTCGGCGGCTTTGGCGGCCTTGTTCGCGGTCTGAAGCTGCGCTTGTTGTTCGGCCAGCGTGGGCGTTTGGGCAACGAGCGCGCTGCCGCCTGCCGTCAGGCAAAGGGTGGCTGCTGCGATTAGGCTCAGACGACGCATGCCCTAGCCTTCACGATGATAGGGGTGGTTGGCAAGGATGCTCGTCGCGCGCCACAATTGCTCGACCAGCATCGCGCGGGCCAGCAGATGCGGCCAGGTGGCGCGCCCGAACGAGATCAGCAGATCGGCGTCCGCGCGCTCGGCATCGCCGAAGCCGTCCGCCGCGCCGATCAGGAAGCGGGCCTCGCGCACGCCATCGTCGCGCCATGCGCCCAGTCGTTCGGCGAGGATGCGCGAGGGCAGATTTTCGCCCTTCTCGTCGAGGAGGATGCGGCGTGTGCCAGGGGCCAGATCGGGCAGCTTGCCGCCCTGATCGGGAAGTTCTGTCACCTTGTGCGGCCAAGTCACGCGTTTGAGATAGCGTTGGACCAGGTCGGCCTCGGGTCCACGCCCGATGCGCCCCCGCGCGACGATGTGCAGGAGCATGGAGCGTTACGCTCAGGCTTTGCCGGAAGGCCCGTCGCCAAACGCCCACATGCGTTCGAGATTGTAGAAAGTGCGCACTTCGGGGCGGAACAAATGGACGATCACGTCGCCCGCGTCGATCAGCACCCAGTCGGCGGTCGGCAGACCTTCGACCCGCGGGCTCTGGCCATATTCTTCCTTGATCTTCTGCGCCAGCTTGTTGGCCATCGAGGCGACCTGACGCGTCGAACGGCCGCTCGCCACGACCATATAGTCGGCGATGCTGCTCTTGCCCGCGAGCGGGATCGACACGGTTTCGACCGCCTGATCGTCGTCGAGCGAGGTGAGGATGAGCTGATGCAACGCTTCGCCGACCAGGACTTTCTCCGGGACAGGGGCCTTTTCGGCGGCGGGGTCGACTTGGGTAGAAGCGGGCAACGAGGTTCCTTCAGCGTGCGTCATATGTGCCGTTCTTTAGCGAAAGCGGATAGCGCCGGTGCCAGCCGGGATCGGCGGCGCGCAGGCGGGTCGCCGAGGTAGGATCAGGGCGGAAGCGCAGCAGCACCAGGGCCGGCAAACTCCACTTGGTCCATTTCTTCGCCTGACGTGCGGGCCGCACAAAGCGCCGCAGCCAACCCATCGCAGGACTTGCATGGGCGTCCGCGTCATAGCCCGGACGGGCGATCACCGCAATCGGAACCTGTCGCGCGATTTGCCGCCACCCTTTCCATGCATGGAACTGACCCAGATTATCGGCCCCCATCAGCCAGATGAAGCGGTGTTTGGGGTAGAGCCGGGGGAGTTTGGTGAGCGTATCGACGGTGTAGCGGGTCTTGAGCCGCTGTTCGATCGCGGTCGGGCGGATCGGGGCGTGCCGCGCCATCGCTCGTGCCGAACCAATCCGCGCGGCGAACGGGGCCATGCCCTTTGCCTCCTTCAACGGGTTGCCGGGGGAGACCATCCACCACACTTCGTCGAGCTGGAGCGCGCGCAGGGCGTGGAGCGAGATCGCGCGGTGCCCGCGATGCGCGGGGTTGAACGAACCGCCGAGGAGACCGATGCGTTTCAAGGTTCGACGAACCAGTCCTCGCGTTCATGCTGTACGCGCAAAATCTGTAACTTTGCGCCAACCAGTCGATACAAGATCAGGTGTGGCGTATCGATTACGCGGAGTGCGCGAATTCCCTCGCCGATCGGCCGACCGCCATGCGGAAATTCTTCAAGGAAGCGCGCGCGCCGACGGATATGCACCAAGGTAACCAGCGCTATTTCGGGGCGTGCGTTCTCACTCAGCCATTCTTCGATCGCGCGAAGATCTTCGAGCGCGGGCTCCGTCCAGTCTAGCCGCGGCATCGCGCCTCATGCTTGGCGATCATGGCCTCAAGTTCGGCCATCACGACTTCATGCGGAACCAGTTCGCCACGGTCTGCGGAATCGATTCCCACCTGAATAAACGCCATCAAATCGGCATCGCTTTCAGCGACCCGGCGAATTGCTTCAGCTGCAAAATCAGCGCGCGAGCGCCCTTGGGCGGACGCCAACCGGTCCACGAGATTCAGCGTATCGGGATCAACGCGAGCGGTAATGACAGCCGTTTTGCTCATGACGCGATTGTATACATTTGTATTCGGCCGTTCAACCCCGCGCCTGCCCCGTCCCGCGCACTACCCATTTATAGGTTGTCAGCCCCTCCAGCGCGACCGGGCCGCGGGCGTGGAGGCGGCCGGTGGCGATGCCGATTTCGGCGCCCAGACCGAACTCGCCGCCATCGGCGAACTGGGTGGAGGCATTCCACATGACGATCGCGCTGTCGACGCCGTTCAGGAAGCGTTCGGCGGTGGTGGCATCTTCGGTGACGATCGCGTCGGTGTGATGCGATCCATGCGCGGCGATATGCGCCATGGCATCCTCGATACCGTCGACCAGCCGCACCGACAGGATCGAGTCAAGATATTCGGTGTCCCAATCCTCTGTGTTGGCGGCGATCATGCGCGGTTCCAGCGCCCGCACTTGCGGGTCGCCGCGCAGTTCGCAGCCCGCTTCGATCAATGCGGCAAGGATCGGTGCGGGATCGGCAAAGGCGCGGTCGATCAGCAAAGTCTCGGTCGCGCCGCACACGCCGGTACGCCGCATCTTCGCGTTGACTGCCAGATCGCGCGCCATCGCAGGATCGGCGGCGGCGTCGATATAGGTGTGGTTGATCCCGTTGAGATGCGCGAGCACGGGTACGCGCGCTTCGGCCTGCACGCGCGCGACCAGGCTTTTGCCGCCGCGCGGGATGATGAGGTCAATCAGGCCGTCCGCCCGCAGCATCGCGCCGACCGCCGCGCGGTCGGTCGTGTGGACCAGTTGCACCGCATCCATGGGCAGTCCGGCACTGGCAAGCCCTTGGGCAAAGGCCGCATGAATCGCGCGGTTGCTGTGCGCCGCCTCGCCGCCGCCGCGCAGGATCACGGCATTGCCGCTCATCACGCACAACGCCGCCGCATCGGCGGTGACGTTGGGGCGGCTTTCATAGATGATGCCGATCACGCCGATGGGCACGCGCACGCGGCTGAGCTGCAGACCATTGGGGCGTTCGCTGCGGTCAATCACTTGCCCGACCGGATCGGCCAGTCCCGCGACCGCCTCGACCCCCGCCGCCGCACTCTCCAGTCGAGCCGGGTCGAGCCGCAGCCGGTCGAGCAACGCCGCGCTCAGGCCATTCGCTTCCGCCGCCGCGACATCTGTGGCGTTGGCTGCGAGTATCACATTCCCCTGCACACGCATCGCGGCGGCCGCAGCGCGCAATCCTTCCGCCTTGCGCGCAGTCGGGAGGGCGGCGAGCGTCACGGCAGCGGCGCGCGCATGCTGGCCAAGCTCGGCGATAAGGGCTTCGGGCGTCTGATCCATGGCATATCGCGGCTATCATGCCACCGCGCGAAAGTCCCTATCGCGTCTGCTTTGCGTCGCTGTTAGTCAGGCTTCATGGGTGAGTTCGACGCAGCGGGGGATATCGTCAGCGGCGGCCTGATGGCACGCGCTGTCGAACCGGGTCATGGCGAGGGCGAGGATGCGCATCACGGCCCGTGCCTGAACTGCGGCACCACCCTGGCTGGTCCCTATTGCCACCGCTGTGGACAGACGGCGCATGTCCACCGCACGATCGGCGCGATCGGGCACGAGATCCTGCACGGCGTCGTCCATTTCGAGGGCAAGCTGTGGAACACGCTGCCATTGCTGTTCCTGCGCCCCGGCGAGCTGACCCGCCGCTATATCCATGGCGAGCGCGCCTATTTCGTGTCGCCGATGGCGATGTTCCTGTTCTCCGTCTTCACGATGTTCGCGGTGCTGCAGATCATGGGCGTGTCGCCCCCCGCCGAACTCGGCAGCAAACAATTTGCGCAGGGAATGGAAGTTGCGCGCAAACCGACCGAGGACAAACTTGCCCAGCTGCGCGACACCCGCGCAACGGCGGCCAAAGGCAGCGCCCGGGCGGCCGACTTGGACAAGCGGATCGCGCGGATGGAAGGCGAGCTGCGCAAGCTGAAGGAAGTGCCGGTCCTGCTCGGCGATGCGCAGACGCGTACGGTCAACATCAACACCGGCTGGGCGCGGCTCGACAAGGGCGTCGCCAAGGCACAGGCCAACCCCGGCCTCGCGCTCTACAAGCTTCAGACCAACAGCTATAAATTCAGCTGGGCGCTGATCCCCTTGTCGATCCCGTTCGTCTGGTTGTTGTTCGCATGGCGGCGGCAGTTCAGGGGGTATGACCACGCCGTGTTCGTGACCTATTCGCTCGCCTTCATGTCGCTGTCGTTCATCCTGCTGACGATCGCCGGCGCGCTGGGGCTGGGGTCGGACGCGATTGCCATGATTGCGATGATCGGGGCACCGGCGCACATCTATTTCCAGATGAAGGGCGCGTACCGGCTACGCTGGTGGAGCGCGGCACTGCGGACGTTCGTCCTGCTCCAGCTGATCCTGTTCGTCGTGCTGATTTTCTGCTTCCTGCTACTGGGTCTGGGGCTGTTGGGTTAGGTTGGACAAGGCCAGCGGCGCTTCATGATCTGGTAGAATGCCGTCTTCATGTTCATCGATCGTTGCGCGGGTGGAATCGCTTCGAGATCGGCGAGGAACGCGTCGGGCTTGATCTTTGCCGCCGCGCTGCCCTCGGGCGGGGGGCAGCTGTGCGGCGGGCGACCGGCCGCGCGATCGGCGCGCAGATCGGCACGATAGCTGGTCGCCACCGATTTGATCTCCGCCCGCACCGGCGCAAGGTCCGACGAAAAGATCGCCAGCGGCCCCTTTGCTTTGAGCGCCCGCGCCTTCACCAGAAAAGCCTCGACCGTCATCGCTTGTGCACTGACGGGCATCACGACGAATGCGGCAGCGATCATCCAGAACAACTTCATTCATCTCTCCCCGGCTGGCATCATGGCCCAAGACAAGCTGCTGGGGCAATGTGTGAATTCGTCAGCTTCACAGCGGCCCGGCGCGCGCTAAAGTCGCCCGCGTTTCAAACGGGGATTCCCAATTATGATTATCGGCATCGACCTCGGCACGACCAACAGTGCCGCGGCGGTCTGGCGCGACGGGGCGGCGGCGCTGGTGCCGAATCGGCTGGGGCATTTCCTCACCCCCAGCGCGGTGAGCATCGCCGATGACGGCACGGTCATCACCGGCCTTGCCGCGCGCGAACGGATGGCAAGCCACCCCGAGGTCACCGCGACCGCATTCAAACGCTATATGGGCACGCGTCGCACCGCGCAGCTGGGCAAGCGCAGTTTCACGCCGGAGGAATTGTCGGCGCTGGTGTTGCAAAGCCTGAAATCGGATGCCGAGGCGTTTCTGGGCAAGCCGGTGACCGAGGCTGTCATCACCGTCCCCGCCTATTTCAACGACAAGCAGCGGAAAGCAACGCACCGCGCGGGCGAGTTGGCCGGGCTGAAGGTCGAGCGGCTGGTCAACGAGCCGACCGCCGCCGCGCTCGCTTACGGCATCCATCAGCTGGCCGACGAATCGCGCTTTCTGGTGTTCGATCTGGGCGGTGGCACGTTCGACGTGTCGATCGTCGAGATTTTCGAGGGGATTATCGAGGTGCGCGCCTCGACCGGCGATAATCATCTGGGCGGCGAGGATTTCAACGAACTGCTCGTCGCAATGATGCGCGAAGCCCATGCCGACGCGTTCGGCAATGCCGGGCGCGGCGACGACGCGCTTCACCAGAAACTGCGCGAGACCGCCGAGCGGACGCGACGCGCGCTGTCGGGTGCGGCGGAGGTCGAAATGCGGCTGGTGTGGCGCGATCAGGAATATCGCCATGCCGTCACCACCACCGCGTTCGAGGAGGCGGCCAAGCCGCTGATCGACCGCTTACGCGAGCCGGTGCTGCGGTCGATGCGCGATTCGGGGATCAAGAGCGCGGAGCTCAGCGAGATCATCCTGATCGGCGGGTCGACGCGGATGCCGATCGTGCGCGGGGCGGTGACGCGGATGTTCGGGCGCTTTCCCAACGCGACCGTCAACCCGGATGAGGCCGTCGCGCTGGGTGCGGCGGTGCAGGCTGGCCTCAAATCGCGCGATTCGGCGCTGAAGGAAGTCGTGGTCACCGATGTTTGCCCCTATTCGCTGGGCGTCGAGGTTGCGCGGCGATTGCCTGGCGGCGGAATCGAGGACGGCATTTTCGCCCCGATCATCGAACGCGGCACGGTGATCCCGGCCAGCCGCATGCACACATTTTCCACCATGAACGACAACCAGACCAAGGTGGAGATGGGCATCTATCAGGGCGAAGCACGGCTGGTCCGCGACAATGTCGAGATCGGGCGGACCGAAGTGCGGATGCCGCGCGGCCCGGCGGGGCAAGCGGTCGATGTGCGCTTTTCCTATGACGTGTCCGGGCTGCTCGAAGTCGATATCGTCGTGCCCAAGACCGGGGAGAAGATCAGCCTGACGATCAACGACGGCATGGCCGGCGACGCGGCGGCGCTGGAAAAGGCGCGGGCGTCGCTGGCGGGGCTGAAGACACACCCGCGCGACGAGGGCGAGAACAAGGCGGCGATCGCGCGCGGCGAGAAATGCTTCGAGAATTTCCTGGGCGATCAGCGCATCTGGGTGGGCGAAGTGATCGGCCGCTTTACCGCCGCGCTGGAGACGCAGGACCCGCGCGCGATCGAGGCGGCGCGCAAGGAATTGCACGAGGCGCTCGACGCGCTGGAAGGCGAAACCTTCCTGTGACGGTCCGTCCGTGAAGCCATGGTGGGATGTGCTCGGCGTCCCGCGCGGGAGCGACCGCGCGGTGATCCGGCGTGCCTATGCAAAGCAACTCAAGGTCACCAATCCCGAGGACGACCCCGAAGGCTTCATGACGTTGCGTCAGGCCTATGAGTCGGCGCTGAACTGGGTCGATTATGACGATTACGATTATGACGAAGGTGACGGGGACGAAACGTCCGGTGCGTTTGCCGGAGGCGATGCGGTTCAGCGCACCGAATGGGCGGAGCGGTCGGCCGAACCGGCCGAACCCGATCCCTTTGCCGAGACGCGCGCGGCGGATCAGGCCGATCTGCGTCGCCGGACCGCCGCGCTGGAGGCAGGTCTGCGCGGGCCATGGCATGGCGATGCCGCAGCGCTCGCCGCGCGGCTCGACGCGATCCTCGGCGCACCCGCGCTGATCGAGATCGATACGCGCGATAGCATCGAATATTGGCTGTCCAATCTGCTCGCCGACACCGTGCCGCGCAGCGACGCCATCCTGATTCAGGCGGTGGAGACCTTCGGCTGGGAAGATGAAGGCAACCACCCGCCCGCAGTCTGGCGAATTCTGAGCCGCATCGACGAATGGCGGATGATCGAGTCGCTGAACAACAGCAATCACGACCTGTCGGCCGGATGGCGCACGCTGACGCGCGGCAAGGAACCGGACTGGCAGCGCCGCATCGGCGCGCTGCGGCCCGGTGTCGCGGCGCAGGTCCAGCAATTGTTCGACCTTGCCGGTTATCAGGTGCCGGGGATCGTCCATAGTTTCGAGCCGCACGCGGCGGCGTGGTGGCGGGACCATCTCGACAAACCACGTTTCGGCTTTCTCGATCTTGGCGCGCTGCTGATCGCTGCGATCGGTGCGCTGATCTGCACGCTTGCGATCGAGCCGCTCACCGTTCGGATAGTGAGCGCGGTCGCAGCGCTGGTTGCGGGCATCGGCTTTGCGGTGGTGCGATTGCGGATCGTCGCGCCGTGGCGGCGGCGGCGCGAAGAAATGGGGTTCCAGCCGGGCTGGTCTACGCATGGCTGGGCCGGCCTGTGGCTGGCGGCGGCGCTGCTGATTATCTGGACGCCCGCCAGCGACTGGATGGCGGGAATTGTCGCTGCCTTGTGCGCGGTGGCGAGTCTGTGGATGGCGGTGGCCGTGGGGCGCGAGCCGCAGATCGGCAATGTGCTGGGCCGCGTGGTTTCGTTCGGCGCGTTGGCCCTGCTCGGCGCGGCGGCGTTCTTTGCGCTGTCGGGTCCGGAAAAGCTGGCGTTGCTGGCATTTGCGGCGGCATCGATGTTGATCGGCGCGACCGGCGCGGGCGCAATTGCCGAGCTATTGTGGCGTGCGGGTGCGCGGCCGGTGATGGCGGCGGCGGTGCTGGCGGGGCTGTTGCTGGCTGCGGCGGCCGGCCGGTCTTGGTTGCCGGCGGCACCCCAGCCCTTGCTGCCATGGGGCGCCGCCGCGATCACCGGCATGGTGTTGATGGCGGCGGTGCGCGAGCAGCATGACGGCAGCTGGGCGGCGCGGATGGCACCGTTCCTGCGCTGGGGATTGTGGATCGTGCTGGTGGTCGCGGCGGTGATGTCGGCACCGGAGATTGAGCGCAGACCGGTCGAGCTGCCGATCCAGCAGCTGGAACGGAACGAACCCGGTTTCACGGCGCTGAAAGACGGCAATCCGGGCCTGTACGCAGCAGTATCGGCCGTCTGGCAGCAGCAAGCGGACGGCAAGCGGAGCCGTGACGAGGCGTCGCGCGAGATCGACCGGCTGGTCAACATCGCTTACCGCGCGCGGCTGCCCGAGGCATCGTCGGCGCTGCTGGCCAGCGAGTTCGACATCCGGCTGGCGACGATGCGCGAGTATCGCACGCTGGACCTGCGTGCATGCGCGGCGGGCGAGCAACAGGATACAAGCCGGACGCTGAGCAAGGAACTGCTCCAGCGCCATTACCGTCACGCGTTGGCAGTCGCCGCGAGTAGCCCCACAACGGTCGCCGATGGAGAGGCCGGACGTGAGGTAGCAACCACCGAACTGCTTCGCGTTGCCGCCAACGGCGATGCTCGCCGGTCAGCGGCACTGAACGACGCGATGCGGGGCAGCGACCTAAAGGCGAAGTGCGACGCCCGGATCGCGCTGATGGAAGCGTTGAGCGCGCAGCCCGATGCCGATGTCGCCAAAACGATGCGGCCCGCGCTCATCGCGCGGGCCGCAGAGTCGCCACCTGAATCGTCAGCGAAGCCGAAGAGCGGCGATCAAGCCCCCTGAGGGGCCGGATTGCCGAACGGACCCTTGGGACGCCGCGTCTTGGGGATCGACGTGCCTGCCGCCACGACCGGCTTGCCCGACGCACTCGGATCGGGCCGCCCGATATCGCCATCGGCCAACAGCTTCTTGATCTCGTCGCCGCTCAGCGTCTCGTACTCGAGCAGCGCGCCGGCCAGCTTGTGCAGCTCGTCGAGATGGTCGCTCAGCACGGTCTTGGCGCGGGTCAGTCCGCCCTCGACGATCGCGCGGATTTCGTCGTCGATCAGCTGCTGCGTCTGGTTCGACATGCGCACGACCTGCGACGAACTGTAACCGAGGAAGCTCTCGCCTTCTGGCTGCGAGTATTCGACCGGGCCGACCTTGTCCGACATGCCCCATTTGGTGACCATGTCGCGGGCGAGGCCGGTGGCGTATTGAATGTCGCCCGATGCGCCGGACGAGACCTTGTCGTAGCCGAAGATCACTTCCTCGGCGACACGACCGCCCATCGCAACCGCGAGGTTCGCATACATCTTGTCGCGGTGATAGCTGTACGAATCCCGCTCGGGCAGCCGCATGACCATACCCAGCGCGCGACCGCGCGGGATGATCGTTGCCTTGTGGATCGGGTCCGATGCCGGCTCGTGCAGCGAGACGATGGCGTGACCGGCCTCATGATAGGCGGTCATGCGCTTTTCGTCGTCGGTCATGACCATCGAGCGGCGTTCCGCGCCCATCATGACCTTGTCCTTGGCCTCCTCGAACTCCAGCATTGCGACCAGTCGCTTGCCCTTGCGCGCGGCGGTGAGAGCGGCTTCGTTGACGAGGTTTGCGAGATCGGCACCCGAGAAGCCCGGCGTGCCGCGCGCGATGGTGCGCGCATCGACATCGGGGGCCAGCGGCACCTTCTTCATATGGACCTGAAGGATCTTCACGCGCCCTTCGATATCCGGGCGCGGCACGACGACCTGACGATCGAAACGACCCGGACGCAGCAGCGCGGGATCGAGCACATCGGGACGGTTGGTGGCG is a window from the Sphingomonas sp. LT1P40 genome containing:
- a CDS encoding disulfide bond formation protein B; the encoded protein is MPPRRTAQILALLIPLALMAGALGSQYFGGLYPCEMCMWQRWPHYAAIAAAALSFVVKPARDTLVWLAVVGIASSGGIGAFHAGVEYGWWEGLTRCATNFASGGSALDSIMNAPLIRCDVAPWDFLGISLAGWNAIVSLGGALVIAVLMFKGRQA
- a CDS encoding S41 family peptidase, with protein sequence MVRPVLQVTAAVGALALIPLTTGAMASVDTSSYRELDAFMDVYARVKADYVEKVDDKTLIKGAIDGMLASLDPHSSYVDALAFDNMRLATDGNYGGLGLSVTMEDGAVKVVTPTEDTPAARAGIKSGDFITHLDGKLIYGGTLDEAITQMRGEPGTKIQLRLVRPGRDKPIEVTLTRETIIQKAVKWEVKDGIGILNINTFSATTAADMRAGILAIEKQLGGKPKGYVIDLRANGGGLLNQAIEVTDAFLSHGEIVSQRGREKPDIERWYAKADDLARGLPIVVLVDAGTASASEIVAGALQDHHRALVIGEKTFGKGSVQTLLQLGPRTALRLTTARYYTPSGKSVQEGGIEPDLLVPQLTDADYKSRPVFREADLRRHLINETKVDNAILEEDTKTDPRFTATPETLKKQGIEDFQLHYALQTIARIGTPARMAGGGSPKSGGKR
- a CDS encoding murein hydrolase activator EnvC family protein, producing the protein MRRLSLIAAATLCLTAGGSALVAQTPTLAEQQAQLQTANKAAKAAEARVRTLQAAAATERDEARRARTREAAIAASIQAAEAEIAAARARIAIVDRMLAAQRTRLAERQGPVARLIAALQSLARRPAILGIVQPGSTADIVHVRAVLATVTPIVRARTDDVRAEVARTRRLREGADLAVRSLHDGRARLENERLALVRMEGEHRLRSVGYRRDAMFESDRALALGEQARDLVDLMDNMGEAAETREALEALPGPLPRPGAEGAGAPAAIVRDTRTPPPYRLPVSGTVVTGLGELSAEGVRSRGLTLATWPGAQIVAPTGGRVIYAGKFRGYGNIVILDHGGGWTSLVAGLDRVMVRVGEQLIQGSPLGRAPPGETPRITVELRRKGRPVDLAQLLD
- a CDS encoding 23S rRNA (pseudouridine(1915)-N(3))-methyltransferase RlmH; translation: MLLHIVARGRIGRGPEADLVQRYLKRVTWPHKVTELPDQGGKLPDLAPGTRRILLDEKGENLPSRILAERLGAWRDDGVREARFLIGAADGFGDAERADADLLISFGRATWPHLLARAMLVEQLWRATSILANHPYHREG
- the rsfS gene encoding ribosome silencing factor, which gives rise to MTHAEGTSLPASTQVDPAAEKAPVPEKVLVGEALHQLILTSLDDDQAVETVSIPLAGKSSIADYMVVASGRSTRQVASMANKLAQKIKEEYGQSPRVEGLPTADWVLIDAGDVIVHLFRPEVRTFYNLERMWAFGDGPSGKA
- a CDS encoding nicotinate-nucleotide adenylyltransferase produces the protein MKRIGLLGGSFNPAHRGHRAISLHALRALQLDEVWWMVSPGNPLKEAKGMAPFAARIGSARAMARHAPIRPTAIEQRLKTRYTVDTLTKLPRLYPKHRFIWLMGADNLGQFHAWKGWRQIARQVPIAVIARPGYDADAHASPAMGWLRRFVRPARQAKKWTKWSLPALVLLRFRPDPTSATRLRAADPGWHRRYPLSLKNGTYDAR
- a CDS encoding type II toxin-antitoxin system RelE/ParE family toxin; the protein is MPRLDWTEPALEDLRAIEEWLSENARPEIALVTLVHIRRRARFLEEFPHGGRPIGEGIRALRVIDTPHLILYRLVGAKLQILRVQHEREDWFVEP
- a CDS encoding CopG family ribbon-helix-helix protein, which translates into the protein MSKTAVITARVDPDTLNLVDRLASAQGRSRADFAAEAIRRVAESDADLMAFIQVGIDSADRGELVPHEVVMAELEAMIAKHEARCRG
- a CDS encoding glutamate-5-semialdehyde dehydrogenase; the encoded protein is MDQTPEALIAELGQHARAAAVTLAALPTARKAEGLRAAAAAMRVQGNVILAANATDVAAAEANGLSAALLDRLRLDPARLESAAAGVEAVAGLADPVGQVIDRSERPNGLQLSRVRVPIGVIGIIYESRPNVTADAAALCVMSGNAVILRGGGEAAHSNRAIHAAFAQGLASAGLPMDAVQLVHTTDRAAVGAMLRADGLIDLIIPRGGKSLVARVQAEARVPVLAHLNGINHTYIDAAADPAMARDLAVNAKMRRTGVCGATETLLIDRAFADPAPILAALIEAGCELRGDPQVRALEPRMIAANTEDWDTEYLDSILSVRLVDGIEDAMAHIAAHGSHHTDAIVTEDATTAERFLNGVDSAIVMWNASTQFADGGEFGLGAEIGIATGRLHARGPVALEGLTTYKWVVRGTGQARG